DNA from Roseimicrobium sp. ORNL1:
GAGGAAGCGATGATGAGGCCAATCAATCCGCCAGCTGTCGAGCTTACGAATCCAAAGATGGTCATCAAGGAATTCGCGGCTTTGAGACCGGGAAGGGGTTCTTGGTGGGAAGCAGGCCCTTCCGGTGCTCGCTCTTGCGCGGGCGCCTTCCGGTTGGTGGCGAAATAGCGCACCGGGGCCACCTCCCGGCCACGGTCCCGTAGGAGCTTCTCTGCCACGGCTATCTCATAGGGACTCCATTCGGAGGGCTCAGCCAGGGTCTTTGTCAGATCCTCGTCGCTCCATGTCGTCATCGGGTGACTGGGATCGACTTCGCCCAGCGCTTCTTTCCGCGCGTTTTCCAGCAGCGCTTCACGAGCTTGGATCTCGGCGCTCTCCGGGATCAGAACGAGGCATGCCGGATTGGACGATCGTCCCAACGCCGACACATCAGGCGTCAGGGAATCATCGGAGAGCCGGAATGAGATTCCGGCTTCCTGCAACACCTTCCCACAAACCGTTGCGGGTTCACGGTGGAAGAATCGGGCAATCTCGATTTCGCGATCCATTCCACCTCAGGCTTGCCTACCGTTCATCCACCGGCACCACCTTCTGGCCGTACGCCTTGCCGACGTATTCGGAAAGCGGGCGGAAGAGGCGGTTGTCGCTCCACTGCTCCAGCACATGGGCAGTCCAGCCGCTCATGCGGGAGATGGCGAAGATGGGGGTGAAGAGGTCCGTCGGAATTCCGAGGCTGTGGTAGACGGTGGCGCTGTAGAAGTCCACGTTCGCATTCAGGCCCTTCTGCTCGCGCATGATGGTGGCGATGCGCTCGGACATCTGGATCCACTTCGGCTCGCCAAGCTGCTCCGTGAGCTTGATGGCCATCTTCTGCAGGTGAGGCGCACGGGGGTCGAGCACCTTGTACACGCGGTGGCCGATGCCCATGATCTTCTTCTTCTGTGCGAGCGCGTCAGCGACCCAGGCGTCCACCGCGTCCGGGCTGCCGATTTCCTCAAGCATGTGGATGACGCCTTCGTTGGCGCCGCCGTGCAGCGGTCCCTTGAGCGCGCCGATGGCGGCGCTGATGGACGAATACATGTCGCTCAGGGTGCTGGCGACGACGCGGGCGGTGAAGGTGCTGGCATTAAAGCCGTGCTCGGCATGCAGCACATAGGCCACATCCAGCGTCTGTTCGGCTTCCTTGCTCGGGACCTCACCGCTCATGAGGTACAGGAAGTGGGCGGCTTCGCTCAGATCCTTGCGCACCGGGGGCAGGCTCAGGCCGTGGCGGGCGCGATGGAAATAGGCGGCAATGATACCGATCTGGGAGACGAGCTTGATGGCCGTGGCCCGGTGCTCTCCCATGTTCAGGTCGTGACGCAGGGTGTCGTAACAGCCGAGCATCGAGACCGCCGTGCGCATAACGTCGATGGGCTTGGCACTCTTCGGAGCGCTGGTGAGGAAGTCGATGACACCCTGGGGCAGTTCACGCTCGGCGCGCAGGGCAGTGGTCAGGGCGTCCAGTTCGGTGCGATTCGGCAGGTGCTGGTGGAAGAGCAGGTAGACCACTTCCTCATAGCTCACGTGGCCGGCCAGTTCATTGATGTCGTAGCCGCAGTAGAAGAGAATGCCTTCTGCGCCTTTTACTTCACCGAGGCGCGTTTCCGCTGCCACCACGCCTTCGAGTCCTTTGCTGACCAGTGCCATGTCGAGTTTGGGATTTGAATTGAAAAGAATGAGGACGGCGTCGTTCGGGAGCCGCTCAGGCAGTCACTCCGCAGTCGCAAGAGCGGTTGT
Protein-coding regions in this window:
- a CDS encoding citrate synthase, which translates into the protein MALVSKGLEGVVAAETRLGEVKGAEGILFYCGYDINELAGHVSYEEVVYLLFHQHLPNRTELDALTTALRAERELPQGVIDFLTSAPKSAKPIDVMRTAVSMLGCYDTLRHDLNMGEHRATAIKLVSQIGIIAAYFHRARHGLSLPPVRKDLSEAAHFLYLMSGEVPSKEAEQTLDVAYVLHAEHGFNASTFTARVVASTLSDMYSSISAAIGALKGPLHGGANEGVIHMLEEIGSPDAVDAWVADALAQKKKIMGIGHRVYKVLDPRAPHLQKMAIKLTEQLGEPKWIQMSERIATIMREQKGLNANVDFYSATVYHSLGIPTDLFTPIFAISRMSGWTAHVLEQWSDNRLFRPLSEYVGKAYGQKVVPVDER